From a single Bemisia tabaci chromosome 10, PGI_BMITA_v3 genomic region:
- the LOC140225710 gene encoding uncharacterized protein, producing MKSTVAIMTLVLTLHQVAGTTFNAEAQRVSTTGEHKFVPPGKGDQRGVCPGLNALANHNYLPHNGVASIEQFIKATTEVFGMGLDLATFLSVYGAAFDGNLTHFSIHNMSKPGLSGSHNNYESDASPTRCDFFKCGRSAFKLQPDQYKAMYDLGENITLSGLEKLRVARFQDSINTNPYFFNGIFSGVLVQPAAYTFIYRFMANKSSEFPEGYLNRDVLGSFFSVRTENGSFIYTPGHERIPDNWYKRALDDPYTIPFFLLDVVKMAVNHPQFLSVGGNTNGVNTFTGVDPGNLTDGVYNIKNLLDPKNLMCFSLQLSQQGPQPLFQQLGITFNAAVAAIARLFGNLTSKFGCPQLIIDPVLYEGYLMNYPGWMRSLQSTVR from the exons ATGAAAAGTACTGTGGCCATCATGACGCTGGTCTTGACTTTACATCAAGTCGCGGGCACCACTTTCAACGCGGAAGCACAAAGAGTCTCAACCACGGGCGAACACAAATTCGTACCACCCGGCAAAG GTGATCAGAGAGGCGTCTGCCCCGGTCTGAACGCTCTGGCCAACCACAACTACCTTCCCCACAACGGCGTCGCCTCCATCGAGCAATTCATAAAAGCGACGACGGAAGTCTTCGGAATGGGTTTGGACCTGGCCACATTCCTCTCTGTGTACGGCGCTGCTTTCGACGGAAATTTGACACATTTCAGCATTCACAATATGTCCAAGCCCGGCCTGTCCGGCAGCCACAACAACTACGAATCGGACGCCTCGCCCACGCGCTGTGACTTCTTCAAGTGCGGAAGGAGCGCCTTTAAGTTACAACCAGACCAATATAAAGCAATGTATGATCTCGGGGAGAATATTACCCTCTCTGGACTCGAAAAACTCCGTGTTGCACGCTTTCAAGATAGCATCAATACCAATCCGTATTTTTTCAATGGTATTTTCTCCGGAGTCCTCGTCCAGCCCGCAGCCTATACTTTCATATAT AGATTCATGGCCAACAAATCCAGCGAATTCCCGGAGGGTTACCTGAACAGAGACGTCCTGGGGTCATTTTTCTCGGTGCGGACAGAAAATGGCTCTTTCATCTACACTCCAGGCCACGAGCGAATCCCGGACAACTGGTACAAGCGCGCTTTAGACGACCCGTACACGATCCCTTTCTTCCTGTTGGACGTGGTGAAAATGGCGGTGAACCACCCTCAATTCCTCTCCGTAGGGGGCAACACCAACGGAGTCAATACTTTCACCGGCGTCGACCCAGGCAACCTAACCGATGGGGTTTACAACATAAAGAATTTGTTGGAtcccaaaaatttaatgtgtttTAGCCTCCAACTCTCGCAGCAGGGGCCCCAACCGCTGTTTCAACAGCTGGGAATTACATTTAATGCGGCTGTGGCCGCCATCGCGCGTCTCTTCGGCAATTTGACGAGTAAATTCGGCTGCCCCCAGTTGATTATTGATCCTGTTTTGTACGAAGGCTACTTGATGAATTACCCCGGTTGGATGAGATCACTCCAATCTACTGTTCGATGA
- the LOC140223821 gene encoding juvenile hormone esterase-like translates to MEDEINSYYNTQTQSSTQTYSSQGGNGEGDGGGAYSNLPVLVFIHGGGWTTGSDQMDLYGPHYLLDSRYDFILVIFNYRLDVFGFYCSGDKEAPGNFGLKDQVLALKWVKENIRDYGGDPHNVTIFGESVGGVSVHTLFFAESAQGKYFKNHFENLLVYCY, encoded by the exons ATGGAGGATGAAATCAATAGTTACTACAATACGCAAACTCAAAGTTCGACGCAAACTTACAGTTCGCAGGGTGGAAATGGTGAAGGTGATGGTGGTGGGGCCTACTCGAATCTACCAGTGTTGGTTTTCATACACGGCGGTGGTTGGACCACGGGTTCGGACCAAATGGACCTTTACGGACCTCACTACCTTCTGGATTCCAGATACGATTTTATTCTTGTAATATTCAATTACAGGCTCGACGTTTTCG GGTTTTACTGTTCGGGTGACAAAGAAGCACCAGGAAATTTCGGTTTGAAGGACCAAGTTTTAGCCTTGAAATGGGTCAAGGAGAATATCCGGGACTATGGAGGCGATCCTCATAATGTTACCATTTTCGGTGAAAGTGTCGGTGGCGTGAGCGTCCACACTTTATTTTTCGCTGAGTCGGCACAAGGTAAATATTTCAAGAACcactttgaaaatttacttgTTTACTGTTACTAA